A window of Rhodothermus sp. contains these coding sequences:
- the dnaA gene encoding chromosomal replication initiator protein DnaA, producing the protein MERTPEAVWEACLEIIRDNVNRRSYKTWFEPIKPVSLSEEGDQIKLTVELPSRFYYEWLEEHYYSLLRKTITKVLGPKGRLFYKIVIEKEDPESGFEGTSVNMPAHPPETTPPPPPRRPSLSPPPTTPSSPGTSVDLTEQAPSVPANPFAIPGIIRKIQVDSQLDPRYTFERFIEGDCNRLARSAALAIAQQPGTTSFNPFLVYGGVGLGKTHLIQAIGNYARQHRTAETIRYVSSEQFTNEFVQAIQHNRINEFSTFYRHIDLLIIDDIQFFGGKEKTQEVFFHIFNALHQANKQIVLSADRPPKDIPGIEERLMSRFQWGLMADVQPPDLETRIAILRRKAEDEGIALDDDVVEFIAQHVKSNFRELEGALLRLVAHAAYHRRDIDLALAREALRDLIKESRVTLTIEQIQQLVCEYFGIAPDLVRSKTRKREIVQARQVAMYFCKQFTQHSLKSIGLHFGGRDHSTVIHACQSVENLMETDPRFREIIEALRHKISLHSR; encoded by the coding sequence ATGGAACGAACACCGGAGGCGGTCTGGGAAGCCTGTCTCGAAATTATTCGAGACAATGTGAATCGGCGGAGTTACAAGACCTGGTTTGAGCCGATCAAGCCAGTTAGCCTGAGTGAAGAGGGCGACCAGATCAAGCTGACGGTAGAATTGCCCAGCCGTTTCTACTACGAATGGCTGGAGGAGCACTATTACAGCTTGCTCCGGAAGACCATCACCAAAGTGCTGGGTCCCAAGGGCCGCCTGTTTTACAAAATTGTCATTGAAAAAGAAGATCCAGAAAGTGGCTTCGAGGGCACTTCGGTCAATATGCCCGCTCATCCACCCGAAACAACGCCTCCTCCCCCTCCTCGACGCCCTTCCCTGTCGCCACCTCCCACGACTCCTTCCTCTCCGGGTACGTCTGTAGACCTCACCGAGCAGGCGCCATCAGTCCCTGCCAACCCTTTTGCCATTCCAGGAATTATTCGTAAGATTCAGGTTGATAGCCAGTTAGATCCCAGGTACACCTTTGAGCGCTTCATTGAAGGAGACTGCAACCGTCTGGCACGCAGTGCAGCTCTTGCAATTGCCCAGCAACCCGGAACGACCAGCTTTAATCCGTTTCTGGTCTATGGAGGCGTAGGACTGGGCAAAACGCACCTGATTCAAGCCATCGGTAACTACGCCCGTCAGCATCGCACAGCCGAGACGATCCGCTACGTCTCGAGCGAACAGTTTACCAACGAATTTGTGCAGGCTATCCAGCACAACCGCATCAACGAATTCTCTACGTTTTACCGTCACATCGATCTATTGATCATTGATGACATTCAGTTCTTTGGCGGTAAAGAGAAAACACAGGAAGTGTTCTTCCATATCTTCAATGCCCTGCATCAGGCCAACAAACAGATTGTTCTGTCCGCCGATCGTCCGCCCAAGGACATTCCTGGGATTGAGGAGCGCCTGATGTCGCGGTTTCAGTGGGGCCTGATGGCCGACGTTCAGCCCCCGGACCTGGAAACGCGCATTGCCATCTTGCGTCGCAAGGCAGAAGACGAAGGCATCGCGCTGGACGACGACGTGGTCGAATTCATTGCCCAGCATGTCAAGAGTAATTTCCGAGAGCTGGAAGGGGCTCTGCTTCGGCTGGTCGCCCATGCTGCCTATCATCGCCGGGACATTGATCTCGCGCTGGCTCGTGAAGCGCTGCGCGACCTGATCAAGGAAAGCCGGGTGACGCTGACCATTGAACAGATTCAGCAACTTGTCTGCGAATACTTTGGGATTGCGCCGGATCTGGTCCGCTCCAAGACGCGCAAGCGTGAGATCGTTCAGGCGCGCCAGGTGGCCATGTACTTCTGCAAGCAGTTTACGCAACACTCGCTCAAATCCATCGGTCTGCACTTTGGCGGGCGTGATCACTCAACGGTCATCCATGCCTGCCAGAGCGTAGAAAACCTGATGGAAACCGATCCGAGGTTTCGGGAGATTATAGAAGCGTTACGCCACAAAATTTCGCTGCACAGCCGCTGA
- the dnaN gene encoding DNA polymerase III subunit beta — MRFTVTSTELLKALTAVAGVVPSKATMPILECILFEAEEGALRLSATDLEISIVERLPIQPELQNGQEGARRVAVPARRLLETLRALPDLPVQFNADEAFNVTLTTDQGHYKMVGYDGADYPALPELTEAHSLTVEAALLRRAIQKTAFAVSKDTLRPAMMGIFFQVLPEEGRVVSTDGHRLVRLRLRELVSPTPLEFIVPEKATSLVAKLAAQLDGTCTIRVDERYVAFEMGPARIISRLIDEVYPNYEAVIPVENDRRLVVDRDAFLSAVKRVGLYASSTTNQVRLTLEPDYVEIAAEDIERASEAHERVPCAYDGEPMVIGFNAGYLTEVLGNVDADEVVLEFSSPNRAGVVMPQEQRENEDLLMLIMPVMLNTYA, encoded by the coding sequence ATGCGTTTTACCGTAACCAGCACGGAACTGCTAAAGGCCCTTACGGCGGTGGCAGGCGTAGTCCCCTCAAAAGCCACCATGCCTATTCTGGAGTGCATCTTATTCGAGGCGGAAGAGGGCGCGCTTCGGCTGAGCGCAACTGACCTGGAGATCTCTATCGTTGAGCGACTTCCGATTCAGCCGGAGCTGCAGAACGGACAGGAAGGAGCCCGTCGGGTGGCCGTGCCAGCTCGGCGCTTGCTGGAAACGCTCCGGGCACTGCCCGATCTACCGGTTCAGTTCAACGCCGACGAGGCGTTCAATGTCACGCTGACCACCGATCAAGGGCATTACAAAATGGTGGGCTACGACGGCGCCGATTACCCGGCGCTGCCTGAGCTCACTGAAGCTCACAGTCTGACGGTCGAGGCGGCTCTGTTGCGCCGAGCCATTCAGAAGACGGCTTTTGCGGTCAGTAAAGACACGCTGCGTCCGGCCATGATGGGCATCTTCTTCCAGGTACTGCCGGAAGAAGGGCGTGTGGTTTCCACCGACGGCCATCGGCTGGTTCGGCTCCGGCTACGCGAGCTGGTCAGCCCTACCCCCTTAGAATTTATTGTGCCGGAAAAAGCCACCTCGCTGGTAGCCAAACTGGCAGCCCAGCTCGACGGCACCTGCACAATTCGTGTAGATGAACGCTATGTAGCCTTTGAAATGGGACCAGCCCGCATCATCAGCCGGCTGATCGACGAAGTCTACCCCAACTACGAGGCCGTTATTCCGGTCGAAAATGATCGCCGTCTGGTTGTCGACCGGGATGCTTTTCTGTCGGCAGTTAAGCGGGTGGGACTGTACGCCTCGAGCACGACGAACCAGGTACGGTTGACCCTTGAGCCGGATTACGTGGAAATTGCTGCCGAAGACATCGAACGGGCCAGCGAAGCCCACGAGCGCGTCCCCTGTGCCTACGATGGCGAGCCCATGGTTATCGGTTTCAATGCGGGATACCTGACCGAAGTGCTGGGGAATGTAGACGCCGATGAAGTCGTTCTGGAATTCAGCTCACCCAACCGCGCTGGCGTTGTGATGCCTCAGGAGCAGCGTGAAAATGAAGACCTGCTGATGCTCATCATGCCGGTCATGCTGAACACGTACGCCTGA